The following coding sequences are from one Triticum aestivum cultivar Chinese Spring chromosome 5A, IWGSC CS RefSeq v2.1, whole genome shotgun sequence window:
- the LOC123106859 gene encoding uncharacterized protein, protein MAASAPLARVALLLLLLHAAHHAAHGGAVARLAGTGGARMASPEGYAPVQTAVYRPAASEAFEPFQLCMGCRCCPAGNNGSSCVDTQCCYGINCNLPGKPFGTCAFTPRTCGCGANNCTAAPAPPSS, encoded by the coding sequence ATGGCTGCGTCCGCCCCTCTCGCCAGGGTCgcgctcctcctgctcctcctccatgCCGCCCACCATGCTGCCCATGGAGGAGCCGTGGCCAGGCTTGCTGGCACGGGCGGAGCGAGGATGGCATCACCGGAGGGGTATGCGCCGGTGCAGACCGCGGTGTACCGGCCGGCGGCATCGGAGGCGTTCGAGCCGTTCCAGCTGTGCATGGGGTGCCGGTGCTGCCCGGCGGGGAACAACGGCTCGTCATGCGTGGACACCCAGTGCTGCTACGGCATCAACTGCAACCTCCCCGGCAAGCCGTTCGGGACCTGCGCCTTCACCCCACGCACCTGCGGCTGCGGCGCCAACAACTGCACGGCTGCACCCGCCCCGCCTTCGAGCTAG